A genomic stretch from Aedes albopictus strain Foshan chromosome 2, AalbF5, whole genome shotgun sequence includes:
- the LOC115259066 gene encoding facilitated trehalose transporter Tret1-2 homolog — protein sequence MKPVNSAKNQYLATFFLNLLAISYGSSSGWMSPSIPILQSENSPLPSGPISTEEGAWIGATLCLGGVVGNIVSGWMADRYGRKWTAYIAVIPQIVSWILVIVADNVYYLIAMRFLSGFGGGVCYMINPMFIAEIAEDRIRGLLGSTLVFSSNLGLLVMYILGASVPYHIVPYVLITVPVVFLIGFISVPDTPFHYMRQNKYQSSESSLKFYRGYSSERELVSVEFQQELLRLKDYCGDEKQVAHKNQITWKDLSTPHARKAFLIGICLMAFNQFCGCFAMLNYTATIFADSGSTLSANMSAIVTGSLQMVGSYCSTLLVERAGRKPLLILSGTGMAIGLTIFSGYSYAKALGYDVDSFRWLPLVCFSFVIFIASIGVLPLPFLVLAELVPQKTKELIFSTCMSISWLFAFISVKYVATLFGLLGIHGTMMLFAACSMSGVLFVAFMVPETKGKSFDVIAKMMS from the exons ATGAAACCAGTCAACAGTGCAAAAAATCAATACCTGGCAACATTTTTCT TAAATTTGCTGGCGATTAGCTATGGTTCCAGTTCGGGGTGGATGTCACCCTCGATTCCGATTCTGCAATCGGAAAACTCACCACTGCCCAGTGGACCCATTTCCACAGAGGAAGGTGCCTGGATTGGAGCAACGCTTTGCCTTGGTGGAGTGGTCGGGAACATCGTGTCCGGATGGATGGCCGATCGGTATGGACGAAAGTGGACAGCGTACATTGCAGTTATACCCCAAATT GTTTCGTGGATTTTGGTCATAGTTGCAGATAATGTATATTACTTGATCGCAATGCGGTTTCTTTCGGGTTTTGGAGGAGGAGTCTGCTACATGATAAATCCCATGTTTATCGCCGAAATTGCTGAAGACAG GATAAGAGGACTTCTCGGTTCGACCTTGGTCTTTTCCAGCAATTTAGGGCTCTTGGTTATGTACATTTTGGGTGCTTCAGTACCATACCACATAGTGCCATACGTGCTGATTACCGTACCAGTGGTTTTTCTGATTGGGTTCATCTCCGTTCCCGATACACCTTTCCACTATATGAGGCAAAACAAGTATCAG AGTTCGGAAAGTTCACTTAAGTTCTACCGTGGCTATTCATCAGAAAGAGAGCTCGTTTCTGTGGAATTCCAACAGGAGCTGCTCCGATTGAAGGACTATTGCGGAGACGAGAAACAAGTCGCCCACAAAAATCAAATCACATGGAAAGATTTAA GTACACCTCACGCCAGGAAGGCATTCCTGATTGGAATCTGCTTGATGGCTTTCAATCAATTTTGTGGCTGTTTTGCCATGCTCAACTATACGGCAACTATTTTTGCGGACTCTGGTTCCACGTTGTCGGCCAACATGTCGGCCATCGTTACGGGTTCACTGCAGATGGTAGGATCGTACTGTTCCACGCTGCTGGTCGAACGCGCTGGACGAAAG CCGCTCCTGATACTATCCGGCACAGGCATGGCAATAGGCCTTACGATTTTTTCCGGATATTCGTACGCCAAAGCTCTTGGCTATgatgtggattccttcagatggcTACCATTAGTTTGCTTTTCGTTCGTTATATTCATTGCCTCCATCGGAGTGCTGCCACTGCCTTTCCTGGTTCTAGCCGAATTGGTACCACAGAAG ACAAAGGAGTTAATATTCAGCACATGCATGAGCATCTCATGGCTTTTTGCGTTCATCTCGGTTAAG TATGTTGCAACACTATTCGGCTTACTCGGCATACATGGTACCATGATGCTCTTTGCTGCGTGTTCTATGAGTGGAGTTCTGTTTGTGGCATTCATGGTTCCGGAAACCAAAGGCAAAAGTTTCGATGTCATTGCCAAAATGATGAGTTAA